The following are encoded together in the Glycine max cultivar Williams 82 chromosome 8, Glycine_max_v4.0, whole genome shotgun sequence genome:
- the LOC100791182 gene encoding WAT1-related protein At1g68170-like, producing the protein MSKEYPRPHSCTTLMTSMGAMQATIFALCIEKDWSQWKLGWNIRLLTSAFSGIVVSGLVVIVTAWCVRLRGPLYALVFSLLSLVIVAIFASLMLDENLYVGRYTLRSFHIFVHHYLIQLTL; encoded by the exons ATGAGTAAAGAATACCCAAGGCCTCACTCGTGTACAACGTTGATGACCTCAATGGGGGCAATGCAAGCCACAATCTTTGCACTCTGTATTGAGAAGGATTGGAGCCAATGGAAGTTGGGCTGGAATATTAGGCTTCTAACTTCAGCTTTTTCG GGAATTGTGGTCTCTGGATTAGTTGTAATTGTCACTGCTTGGTGTGTAAGGCTTAGAGGTCCATTGTATGCATTAGTTTTCAGCCTTTTGTCACTTGTTATAGTGGCTATTTTTGCTTCCTTGATGTTGGATGAAAACCTATATGTAGGAAGGTATACGCTAAGatcatttcatatttttgtgCACCATTATTTAATTCAGTTGACATTATAA